The region CCTTTTCCTTTAAATCAGCCGGAAGACTATCCGGCACATTGTAATCGCTCCATGCGGTCGAAGGCTTCTCGGGATCGTCTCCTTTGCGTTTTGGAGCCAGAGCATCAATTAATTTCCAATCGGCGCAACTGCCAAGAGAATTCTGGTGCTCCATATACCAGGCGTGTCGTATGCGTACATCGGGGCGGATTGCAGAACGGGTGTGATCGTAAGCGTAAGGAATGAGCGCTTTGAGCAAATCAATATCTTTCTGTGTACACCCGGACTTGCGTGCATGGCTTGGATTGATGTAAAACGGCATACAATAAACGCCATGTTCAACCACGCGATAGGCAAGGGGGGCCATGCCTTGAGTTTTGCCTTCCTCCACTCCGGCCTTATTTGTATTGGTGTGTCGTTGAATTAGGATAGGAGCTATCGAAAGCCCCATCACAAATTGAACAACGCCGGTTTTGATATATCCCTTATTCCCGCCTTCTTGGAGAAAGGTGTTTCCAAAAATACGACCATCCCAATATTTCCTAACAAATGGGCTTTTTAAAAATTTATCTTGATTAAAATCCTTTATGTCTTCGCCCATTTCTGCGATTATATCCCCTCTAACGCGGCCTCTTGATTCGAGAATCTTGAAGTCCTCCTTAATAAACCCCAGTTTTTTGCACACGGCATTAAATACCTCCCCATCGGCATCTTCGACTAAATCGCGAAGCTTGCGTTTGAAGGAGACCGGAGAAATTTCACCAAGACCATTCGGGCGCTGGCGTGGATCACTCTCACGGTCAGGATCACCATTAGGGTTGGAATTTACTACTTCGATGACCAAAAGGCCGGTA is a window of Pseudomonadota bacterium DNA encoding:
- a CDS encoding type I CRISPR-associated protein Cas7, which encodes MNDNIKRATGLLVIEVVNSNPNGDPDRESDPRQRPNGLGEISPVSFKRKLRDLVEDADGEVFNAVCKKLGFIKEDFKILESRGRVRGDIIAEMGEDIKDFNQDKFLKSPFVRKYWDGRIFGNTFLQEGGNKGYIKTGVVQFVMGLSIAPILIQRHTNTNKAGVEEGKTQGMAPLAYRVVEHGVYCMPFYINPSHARKSGCTQKDIDLLKALIPYAYDHTRSAIRPDVRIRHAWYMEHQNSLGSCADWKLIDALAPKRKGDDPEKPSTAWSDYNVPDSLPADLKEKVSFDDLMSNI